In Legionella cincinnatiensis, the DNA window ACGGTATAAAAACAAATAATCTAAGTAGAAAAAAAGTGAATGATAGTCCTATAATTAGACTAGAATTTGTATACTCAAGGTTTCTTGGACTTATACTTATTATTCAGGTAATAGCTCGTTAATAAATTGTCAATGCATCAACTTTTTATAACGAAATTTGTGGAGCAAATGATGGATTTCTTTAAAAAAGTGTTTATATTATTTCTTGCAACATTCTTTCCATGGCTTCTGCTTCTTTTGGATGATAATCCTGGCGGTGCAGTCATTTCATTAGTGATGCAAGTGACCATTATTGGTTGGCCTTTTGCGACAGTTTGGGCCTGGAATACTCACTACGGCACTAAAAAAGACAAAAAAAATAAAAAATAAACTTCATAAGGAGTATTATGCTAACTCGTGTTATTGTTAATGGGGCCAAAGGTAAAATGGGTTCCCTTGCTTGTGAAACACTGAACAATCACGATGAATTTGATTTAGTGGCAACACTTGGCAGAGAAGATAATTTAGCTCAGGCCATTAAAGATACCCAAGCTCAGATAGTAGTTGACTTAACTCGTGCAGATTGTGTTTACCAAAATTGCCTTACTATCATCAATCATAAAGCACACCCTGTGATTGGAACATCAGGCCTTCTTCCTGATCAAATTAACGAATTAACCACCCTTTGTGAACGCCATCATATTGGTGGAGTGATTGTCCCTAATTTCTCAATTAGTGCCGTTTTAATGATGATCTTCGCGGCCAAAGCGGCAGAATACTTTCCTGAAGTAGAAATCATTGAAGCACATCACCAACAAAAATTGGATGCTCCTTCAGGAACTGCTTTAAAAACAGCAGAAATGATTGCCGCAGCACGGAAAACCCCCAGAAATCAATTAAATCTCAAAGAACTAATCCCTGGCGCACGCGGTGGCTCTCACTATGATGTAAATATTCACTCCCTACGTATTCCTGGCGTCATTGCACGACAACAGGTTATTTTTGGCAGCATAGGTGAAACGTTAACAATTACTGATGATTGCATTGATCGTCGTTCTTTTATGCCCGGTATCGTCCTATGCTGTCAAAAAGTGTTAGGATTGACTACCTTGCTCTATGGGCTTGAACATTTATTGTAAAAGGCGCTATCAGGGAACGGTCATGTTTGACGCATCTTGAACGAAAACCTGCCCGTTCAGCCAAGCTTCACCATTCCCTCGTATGACCTCTTACCATTTTTTATTATAAAACCTTAAAACAACAGCCTGGATGATAAGACCAGGCTTTATCATCTATGATAAGACTCAGGCTCTTTAACATGTGCTTTTTTAGATTCTTCAAATAACTTAGTCCATTCCTCTACAGTTGTTGAAACAAGCCTGGGAAAAGTAGCACCTGTTTCACTATGTTTTAAAAATGAACGTAAGTGCCCATAAACTGAATTCGTTGCTTCAGTCCGGCTACCATCACTTTGAGGTCGTTCGGATACAATCTGTAATATTTTTTCAATTCGTATGATATTATCTTTACCTGATGAAGGACTCGACATTAAATCAAGAATCTGTTTAATACCATCAGGAGTCGGGCTACTCTCAGAAGTAAAGAATGAACTAGTCCAACGCGAACTTTGCTCTTGTGGCGTAAATAGATTTCTTTCATTAATCAATGAATGTAAGGAATCATAAAGTTTCGTGCAATTGCTTTCACCTAATTGCCTCGCCACTAAACGACATAACAATTTATTTTCAGGAAGTAAATATTCCCTAAGTTTTTTACTACCCCCAATAAAAATATTCTTTACTTCATTATCTGTTGCCATCCTATCATCATCTTTAAGTGCTCGCTCACTATCTAAACGTCTTCTGATTTCTGCTGCAATATCTTCTGGTAAATACCATTCAGGAGTTTTAATACCTTCAGAACCCGGTGCATTTTGTCCCGCATGTTCATGCTGATGACGGCTCATATATAAATCAGCTACTAAAGAAACAAAACGGATACGATTTTCCTTATCAGGAAGTTCATCAAACACCGGCCAGCTACCGTAGCGCTCCTTATATAAAATCATCGCATCTGTATGAATAAGTTCAATGGCTTTTCTATCTTTGCCGCTAACGCAAGAACCATAGGAATGTCCACCAACGGTCAAGATAATTAACTGCTCAAGAGAACTCAAAAATAATTCTCTACCTGCATAATCAAAAATAGTTGCTGTACCAAGTGCTGACTCTAGAACAGATTGGTATTGATCTAAGAGTTCTTGTAACCCTGAGGTAAAAGAAACATACTTTTTTGCTGTAGCTAATAGAGACAAACTGTCTTTATCATACGCCTGAGTATAATAAAGTCGCTTAGCCATATTATAGGGATGATTATTCTGAAGGATAAATTGAATGTCTTTTCGACGTTCAATGGCAGAGCGAGCCAATTTGTACAAATCCAAATCAGGCGGCAAAGTGGGTAAATAATCAGTAATCCAGTTAGGTACATAATCTGTTGCATGTATTGGGCTAATCAGTGTTTGCAATATCGCAAGTTGATCTAGTTTTGAATGCTCCATCACTTTAGCAAGATTTGAGTCACTATGCCTTTGTTGCACTGCTTTAGGCCAATTTAATCCGTCTCGAGTTGCAATATGACTTGAACGATAGCGCTTAGCCGATAATTCGCATATTTGCCCATTTTGACTCACTCCTAACAAACTGTGAGCTGCATAATTTGCAGGCAATGGCAGTGTACGATGACGACTCGATAAAAAGGAAACCGCATCCTCTACGTTATCCACTCCTTTAAGCACATGCTCTAAAAAAAACTGTTGGTGTTCAGATAATACCCAATACCACTGAGGAAGACTGGAAATCTGTGTCGCTGTATCCCAGATTTCCCACTTAAAAATATCCCCTGTGAGCAGTTTTTTAAATTGGTTTAATTTTTTATCCAATGAGGAGGGATCTGCCGCTAAAATTCGCATCATTTCGCGTTGATGTACACTTAACGTATTAAACCATGAGGGAAGTGGAGGAGAACCACTCACGATTTGCTGCAAATCCGTATTTAAGCTCAGTGCTTTTCTTTTTATTGAGGACCAATTCAGTAAAAAATTATTAAAATCCCGAATTACTTCAAGATAAGAGGTAATTCCTTGTTCCAAATTACAAAAATAGGCATGTTGATATTCCTCAAGATCACGTAACCAGTTAGGCGTTTTGGGATATTTTTTAGCTTTAATTAATGTTAATTCATCGAGTAATTGATCGTAATGGGGGGGTAGTGTTTCGTCTAACTGAAGCACATAATCTACATCGTGCCCCAACTTCATAGGGACTAGAGTGGCTAAGTCATAACGACCTTCGCGCATCAACGCATATTGTTCTGCTTCATTCAATAGCTCTATAGCCTCTTTAATATCAGAACAACCCCAATTTAAAGCAATAAGTTCAATTAATTTGGCAGTGAATCGCTCCAATTCTTTATGCAAATCATCTACAGAGCCTTTTGCATCAGCAGTGGCTAATTTACATTCATCAACATATGTCTTTAACGTTTCTTTGCTTAACGGCGTGTTTTTTGCAGAAAATGGATAAGCGTCGATAAGAAAGCAGAACGCCTTGTGCAGGCTATCGACACGACGTGCAAAACTACGGTGATAATCAGGTTTCTCGTGATAGGTTTCTAGAATATAACCTGGAAAGCGAACTTCTAAGGCACTCAGTAATTCAGATGATAATTCGATGCCATACGGCACACGTACAATAATTCCTTTTCCCATCGCTTATTTTCCTTAACTGCTTACCTCTATTTTAAAGTTACTCCACTATAGAGTGATTCAAAAAGAGGTTATTTTAGTCCTAATCTCTTCGCTATTATTGTATAAATAATTCCATGAAACAATTACAATACACAACTTAATTGCTAAAAATAATAAAAGGAGTTTGCTAATGGGCTACATTGTACAACATTATATTGATGGTCAATTACTTAATGAAACAAATACGACAGGTCACTCTATTTATAATCCCGCTTTAGGAGAAGTCATCGGCCAAGTCCATTTTGCATCAAAATCTCTTTGCGACAATGCAATCGCTGCAGCTAAAAAAGCAGGAATAGATTGGGCAAAAACTCCAGCCATTAAGCGAGCACGAATCCTTTTTAAATTCAGAGATTTACTTGAAAAAAATCAATTAGATTTAGCGCGAATTGTTACTCGTGAACATGGAAAAACTTTAGATGATGCCAAAGGTTCTGTAGCTCGAGCAATAGAAGTAGTCGAATTACATTGTGGCCTGGTGAATCAACTGAAAGGAGATTTTTCTGCTGATGTAACTACGGGTATTGACTGCCATACGTTAAGACAACCACTGGGTGTTTGTGCTGGTGTTTCCCCATTTAATTTTCCAGTTATGGTTCCAATATGGATGCTTATCCCAGCTATTGCTTGTGGCAATACATTTATCTTAAAACCTTCGGAACAAGATCCTTCCGCTCCT includes these proteins:
- the dapB gene encoding 4-hydroxy-tetrahydrodipicolinate reductase yields the protein MLTRVIVNGAKGKMGSLACETLNNHDEFDLVATLGREDNLAQAIKDTQAQIVVDLTRADCVYQNCLTIINHKAHPVIGTSGLLPDQINELTTLCERHHIGGVIVPNFSISAVLMMIFAAKAAEYFPEVEIIEAHHQQKLDAPSGTALKTAEMIAAARKTPRNQLNLKELIPGARGGSHYDVNIHSLRIPGVIARQQVIFGSIGETLTITDDCIDRRSFMPGIVLCCQKVLGLTTLLYGLEHLL